One part of the Xiphophorus hellerii strain 12219 chromosome 17, Xiphophorus_hellerii-4.1, whole genome shotgun sequence genome encodes these proteins:
- the LOC116736865 gene encoding neuroepithelial cell-transforming gene 1 protein-like, translating into MVAYDELGSLVPIKRTLQVTDCQNQANKESEEPSTKRVRPHGRVTSLASLISPVKNGAVRRFGQTLQASFRGDGKSSAGPHKPCSKATAPTPPKRRNSTLWSETLDVRQKGTFSTQEIKRQEAIFELSRGEHDLIEDLQLARKAYHDPMLKLSIMSEEELTHIFGNLDDYIPLHEDLLARLSKATGSDGTVGQIGQIVISWLPRLNAYKEYCSNQLAAKALLDQKKQDRRVQDFLQRCLESPFSRKLDLWSFLDIPRSRLVKYPLLLKEILRHTPPDHPDAGLLEEAITIIQGVLSDINMKKGESECQYYIEKLEYLDDRQRDPRIEQCKSLLCHGELRNKSGTKLHVFLFTEILVLTRPVTRNERQCFQVYRQPIPVQDLVLEDLQDGDVRMGGSFRGAFSNSEKAKNIFRVRSQDPSHSQSHTLQVNDVFHKQQWLNCLRSAISVHRPTGEPSTASPHMSNVHSKRRMSSASAIIHLEEPDENCPRQTSQSAPSSPCSSSTSGSTTSSLSSHSSSSLASPLSAPLFSSSSLKCKKDKRSLGSLGKRKETMV; encoded by the exons ATGGTGGCTTACGATGAGCTGGGTAGCTTGGTGCCTATCAAACGGACTCTGCAAGTGACAGACTGCCAGAACCAAGCCAACAAAGAATCAGAG GAACCCAGCACCAAGCGTGTCCGTCCACACGGCAGGGTGACGTCGCTAGCCAGCCTCATCTCTCCGGTTAAAAATGGGGCCGTCCGGCGCTTCGGCCAGACCCTCCAG GCCTCTTTCCGGGGTGATGGCAAGTCGTCGGCCGGGCCCCACAAGCCTTGCAGCAAGGCAACGGCCCCCACACCGCCCAAAAGAAGGAACAGCACCTTGTGGTCAGAGACGTTGGATGTCCGCCAGAAAGGAACGTTTTCCACACAGGAGATCAAGCGCCAGGAG GCCATATTTGAGCTGTCTCGTGGAGAACACGACCTGATTGAGGACCTCCAACTTGCACGCAag gcGTACCATGACCCAATGCTGAAGCTCTCCATCATGTCTGAGGAGGAGCTCACACACATCTTTGGTAACCTAGACGACTATATCCCCCTGCATGAAGACCTGCTGGCCCGGCTCTCCAAAGCCACAGGGTCTGATGGGACCGTGGGCCAAATTGGGCAGATTGTTATCAGCTGG CTTCCCAGGCTCAACGCCTACAAAGAGTACTGCAGCAACCAGCTGGCAGCCAAGGCCTTGCTAGACCAGAAGAAGCAGGACCGGCGGGTTCAGGACTTCCTGCAGCGCTGCCTGGAGTCTCCGTTTAGCCGAAAGCTGGATTTGTGGAGCTTTCTCGACATTCCACGCTCTCGCCTGGTCAAGTACCCCCTGCTGCTGAAGGAGATCCTCAGGCACACTCCACCAGACCACCCCGACGCCGGCCTCCTGGAGGAAGCT ATCACAATCATCCAAGGCGTTCTTTCCGACATCAACATGAAGAAGGGAGAGTCCGAGTGCCAGTACTACATCGAGAAGCTGGAGTATCTGGACGACAGGCAGAGAGACCCTCGCATCGAACAGTGCAAGAGTCTGTTGTGTCACGGGGAGCTGCGCAACAAGAGTGGCACG AAGCTGCATGTGTTCCTGTTCACTGAGATTCTGGTCCTGACCCGGCCCGTCACCAGGAACGAGCGACAGTGCTTCCAAGTGTACCGGCAGCCCATCCCAGTGCAGGACCTGGTGTTGGAGGACCTGCAGGACGGGGACGTCAGGATGGGCGGCTCTTTCAGAGGAGCCTTCAGTAACTCAGAGAAAG CTAAGAACATTTTCCGCGTCCGCTCACAAGACCCGAGCCACTCCCAGTCCCACACGCTACAGGTCAACGATGTCTTCCACAAGCAGCAGTGGCTCAACTGCCTCCGCAGCGCCATCTCAGTCCACAGGCCCACGGGCGAGCCCTCCACAGCGAGTCCACACATGAGTAACGTCCACTCCAAGCGCCGCATGTCCTCCGCTTCCGCCATCATCCACCTGGAGGAGCCGGATGAGAACTGTCCACGGCAGACCTCTCAGTCCGCCCCCAGCTCGCCATGCAGCAGCTCCACGTCCGGCTCCACAACTTCATCACTTTCCTCtcactcttcctcctctctggcCTCGCCGCTGTCGGCACCACTCTTCTCTTCATCATCACTCAAATGCAAAAAGGACAAAAGGTCACTGGGTTCCTTGGGGAAGAGAAAGGAGACGATGGTGTGA